A DNA window from Planctomycetia bacterium contains the following coding sequences:
- a CDS encoding ABC transporter permease, which produces MNLEQRTLGSFGARTAQALASRAWSFLAPFVGLLVVLSVIQTYHLIWKPDNPFLKTHQLQLIAKQTAIVGVGALGMTVIIVSGGIDLSAGSMIALTSVLLAVLLRREVPACLDDYPRIAASWQALALDRLPVTLAVFFVLLAGAAAGALNGVLITGLRLVPFIVTLGAMLIYRGMAEWLADQKKVMVVGDHVPDWLTTLLDAPTSPWQLVCYGVWIVVLLGILLAAVMRYTVFGRYVFAIGSNEPTARLCGIHVPRMKIAIYALGGVFMALAGIFDFNNLSAQGNPTSGEGLELDMIAAVVIGGGSLSGGRGSILGSIIGALTMTTLRSGCVYAGMSNPVQKLLIGAIIIAAVAIDQGLHRGRK; this is translated from the coding sequence ATGAATCTCGAGCAACGCACACTGGGTTCCTTCGGCGCGCGGACGGCGCAAGCGCTCGCGTCGCGGGCGTGGAGTTTTCTGGCGCCGTTCGTCGGATTGCTGGTCGTGCTGAGCGTGATTCAGACGTATCACTTGATTTGGAAGCCGGACAATCCGTTTCTCAAGACGCATCAATTGCAACTTATCGCCAAGCAAACGGCGATCGTGGGCGTGGGCGCGCTGGGCATGACGGTGATTATCGTTTCCGGCGGCATCGATCTTTCCGCGGGGTCGATGATTGCGCTCACCAGCGTGCTGTTGGCCGTGCTATTGCGTCGCGAAGTGCCGGCTTGCCTGGACGATTACCCACGCATCGCCGCGTCCTGGCAGGCGCTGGCGCTTGATCGATTGCCCGTCACGTTGGCGGTGTTCTTCGTGTTACTGGCCGGCGCGGCCGCCGGGGCGTTGAATGGCGTGTTGATCACGGGGCTGCGCTTGGTCCCGTTTATCGTGACGCTCGGCGCGATGCTGATCTATCGCGGGATGGCCGAATGGCTGGCGGACCAGAAGAAAGTGATGGTGGTCGGCGATCACGTGCCGGACTGGCTGACGACCTTGCTCGACGCACCGACGTCGCCCTGGCAACTCGTTTGTTACGGCGTCTGGATTGTAGTGCTGTTGGGAATCCTGCTCGCCGCGGTGATGCGCTACACGGTATTTGGGCGCTACGTGTTCGCGATCGGATCGAACGAGCCTACTGCCCGGCTGTGCGGCATACACGTGCCGCGGATGAAGATTGCGATTTACGCCCTTGGCGGCGTGTTTATGGCACTGGCCGGCATCTTCGATTTCAATAATCTGAGCGCCCAGGGTAATCCCACGAGCGGCGAAGGGCTGGAGTTGGACATGATCGCGGCGGTGGTGATCGGCGGCGGCAGCCTGAGCGGCGGACGCGGCAGTATCCTGGGCTCGATCATCGGCGCACTGACAATGACCACGCTCCGCAGCGGCTGCGTCTACGCGGGGATGAGCAATCCGGTGCAGAAGCTGCTGATCGGCGCGATCATCATCGCCGCCGTGGCGATCGATCAGGGGCTGCATCGGGGAAGGAAATAG